From the genome of Glycine max cultivar Williams 82 chromosome 2, Glycine_max_v4.0, whole genome shotgun sequence, one region includes:
- the LOC100811388 gene encoding BTB/POZ domain and ankyrin repeat-containing protein NOOT2, whose product MSQEESQRSLSMDYLNLLINGQAFSDVTFQVEGRLVHGHRCILAARSLFFRKFFCGPDPPTGLDPAGASRSNDTGAAARPPGVIPVNSVGYEVFLLLLQFLYSGQVSIVPQKHEARPNCGERGCWHTHCTSAVDLALDTLAAARYFGVEQLALLTQKQLASMVEKASIDDVMKVLIASRKQEMQQLWSTCSHLVAKSGLPPEVLAKHLPIDVVAKIEELRLKSSLARRSLLPGHHQHHHDLTPGMEDQKIQRMRRALDSSDVELVKLMVMGEGLNLDEALALHYAVENCSREVVKALLELGAADVNFPAGPAGKTPLHVAAEMVLPEMVAVLLDHHADPNVRTVEGVTPLDILRTLTSDFLFRGAVPGLTHIEPNKLRLCLELVQSAALVLSREEGNNVNNDHNNNASASATAIYPPMSSEDHSSGNSDSRLVYLNLGATPPMGEDDGSQREAMNRHGSQGGRCDPPSMYHHSHDF is encoded by the exons ATGTCCCAGGAAGAGTCTCAAAGATCTCTCTCCATGGACTACCTCAACCTCCTCATCAACGGCCAAGCCTTCAGCGACGTCACTTTCCAAGTCGAGGGCCGTCTGGTCCACGGGCACCGCTGCATCTTGGCCGCGCGCAGCCTCTTCTTCCGGAAATTCTTCTGCGGACCGGACCCGCCGACCGGCCTCGACCCCGCCGGCGCGTCGCGATCGAACGACACCGGGGCGGCGGCGCGTCCCCCCGGCGTGATCCCGGTGAACTCGGTGGGGTACGAGGTGTTCCTGCTGCTGCTGCAGTTCCTGTACAGCGGGCAAGTCTCCATCGTGCCGCAGAAGCACGAGGCCAGGCCCAATTGCGGCGAGCGAGGGTGCTGGCACACGCATTGCACCTCAGCCGTTGATCTCGCCCTCGACACCCTCGCTGCCGCTAGATACTTTGGCGTTGAACAGCTCGCATTGCTCACTCAG AAACAACTAGCGAGCATGGTAGAGAAAGCCTCAATCGACGATGTGATGAAAGTGCTGATAGCGTCTCGAAAGCAAGAGATGCAGCAGCTGTGGAGCACGTGTTCCCACCTGGTGGCGAAGTCGGGTCTCCCTCCGGAGGTGTTGGCAAAGCACCTCCCCATCGATGTGGTGGCGAAGATCGAAGAGCTCCGTCTCAAATCCTCCCTCGCGCGCCGCTCTCTGCTGCCCGGCCACCACCAGCACCACCACGACCTCACCCCAGGCATGGAGGACCAGAAAATCCAGCGAATGCGGCGCGCCCTCGACTCCTCCGACGTCGAACTCGTCAAGCTCATGGTCATGGGCGAGGGTCTCAACCTGGACGAGGCGCTCGCGTTGCACTACGCAGTGGAAAATTGCAGCAGGGAAGTCGTGAAGGCGCTGCTCGAATTGGGGGCCGCGGACGTCAACTTCCCCGCCGGCCCCGCCGGGAAAACGCCCCTGCACGTGGCCGCCGAGATGGTATTGCCGGAGATGGTGGCGGTGCTGCTGGACCACCACGCTGACCCCAACGTCCGAACTGTGGAGGGCGTGACCCCTTTGGACATCCTCAGAACCCTAACCTCGGACTTCCTCTTCAGAGGGGCTGTCCCTGGACTCACCCACATTGAGCCCAACAAGCTCCGCCTCTGCTTGGAGCTTGTGCAATCCGCGGCTCTTGTTTTGTCCCGTGAAGAAGGGAACAATGTCAACAACGACCATAACAACAACGCTTCTGCTTCTGCTACTGCCATTTATCCGCCAATGAGCAGCGAAGACCACAGCAGCGGCAATTCGGACTCCAGGTTGGTGTATCTCAACCTCGGTGCCACGCCACCAATGGGTGAGGACGATGGCAGCCAGAGGGAAGCCATGAACCGTCATGGCTCGCAAGGTGGCCGATGTGACCCACCATCAATGTACCATCACTCTCATGACTTCTAG